In a single window of the Streptomyces sp. NBC_00353 genome:
- a CDS encoding pyridoxamine 5'-phosphate oxidase family protein: MTNAEPARSREQRRQDVLNRLEKDNDAWVATASADGVPTLVPLSFVWDRGTLLMATRRTDPTARNVTPTGQARISLGHTRDVVLIDATAEVVEGAELSAESGDAFATKLDWDLCGRTPWVYLRFTPYAVRAWREENELTGRELMTDGTWLS; encoded by the coding sequence ATGACGAATGCGGAGCCGGCGCGCAGCCGGGAACAGCGCAGGCAGGATGTGCTCAACCGCTTGGAGAAGGACAACGACGCCTGGGTGGCGACCGCTTCGGCGGATGGTGTGCCGACACTGGTGCCGCTGTCGTTCGTGTGGGACCGGGGGACGCTCCTGATGGCCACTCGGCGCACCGATCCGACCGCGCGCAATGTGACTCCGACCGGACAGGCCAGGATCAGCCTGGGCCACACCCGCGATGTGGTGCTCATCGACGCGACCGCCGAGGTCGTGGAGGGCGCGGAACTCTCCGCGGAATCGGGCGACGCCTTCGCGACGAAACTCGACTGGGACCTGTGTGGCCGCACGCCCTGGGTGTACCTCCGCTTCACGCCGTACGCGGTCAGGGCCTGGCGGGAGGAGAACGAACTGACCGGGCGCGAGTTGATGACTGACGGCACGTGGCTGAGCTGA
- a CDS encoding arylamine N-acetyltransferase family protein, with translation MDPQSPQTVDAYLDRIGAVRPARPDAAALRDLQVRHLTAVPFENLSIHLGEDIVLEEKALLDKVVGARRGGFCYELGGAFAALLRALGFGVTLLQGRVYGDGGRLGIPYDHLALRVETDDGTGPWLADVGFGDHAHFPLVLDDRTDQEDPRGTYRIRETPDATDGAGDLDVLREGVPQYRLDLRPRALADFRAGAWYHRTSPDSNFTKSLVCSRLTGVGRVTLSGRTLITTVGGERHEVPLATDAEVLAAYREHFGLRLDRLPTVRTSGIHGPNG, from the coding sequence ATGGACCCGCAATCGCCGCAGACCGTCGACGCCTACCTGGACCGCATCGGCGCCGTCCGTCCCGCGCGCCCCGACGCGGCTGCCCTGCGCGATCTGCAGGTGCGGCACCTCACGGCCGTGCCCTTCGAGAATCTGTCGATCCATCTCGGCGAAGACATCGTGCTGGAGGAGAAGGCGCTCCTCGACAAGGTGGTGGGCGCCCGGCGGGGCGGCTTCTGCTACGAACTGGGCGGCGCCTTCGCGGCCCTGCTGAGGGCCCTCGGCTTCGGCGTCACCCTGCTCCAGGGCCGCGTCTACGGGGACGGCGGACGACTCGGGATTCCGTACGACCATCTCGCGCTGCGCGTCGAGACCGACGACGGCACCGGACCCTGGCTCGCCGATGTCGGCTTCGGCGACCACGCCCACTTTCCGCTCGTGCTCGACGACCGTACGGACCAGGAGGACCCGCGGGGTACGTACCGGATCCGGGAGACGCCCGACGCCACGGACGGTGCCGGGGATCTCGATGTGCTGCGTGAGGGAGTGCCCCAGTACCGCCTCGATCTGCGGCCGCGGGCTCTCGCGGACTTCCGCGCCGGCGCCTGGTACCACCGCACCTCGCCCGATTCGAACTTCACCAAGTCACTGGTCTGCTCCCGGCTCACCGGCGTGGGCAGGGTCACCCTCAGCGGGCGCACCCTCATCACGACGGTGGGTGGCGAGCGACATGAAGTTCCGCTGGCCACCGACGCCGAGGTGCTCGCCGCCTACCGTGAGCACTTCGGGCTGCGGCTCGACCGGCTGCCCACAGTTCGCACGTCGGGCATTCACGGACCGAACGGTTGA
- a CDS encoding YceI family protein, which produces MFGRWLGSKKATHAAGSSPLAGLAVPRTAGVLSCRVLDPVNVAVQQAEFVVTDSAGRKVVGGETDPYGNVLATVPAGEYRLAVTAEGFTPFHGSATVSESGHAGLGDVMLQVSAPPQLPAPGDWEIEPNHSQIGFTARHIGLARIHGRFNTFAGAVRIADRMEDSAMHVIIDAASIDTNVQMRDDHLRSSDFLDVGRYPTLEFYSDRFVHRGGSRWGVSGALTLHGVSRTVTLDTQYLGLGNGLEGETRAACRATTELHREDFTLTWQTMLARGIAVVGPSIAIDMDIQIVPKS; this is translated from the coding sequence ATGTTCGGCCGTTGGCTGGGAAGCAAGAAGGCGACGCACGCGGCGGGCAGCAGCCCGCTCGCCGGACTCGCGGTGCCGCGCACTGCGGGGGTGCTGAGCTGTCGTGTGCTCGATCCGGTCAACGTGGCTGTTCAGCAGGCCGAGTTCGTGGTCACGGACAGCGCGGGCCGCAAGGTCGTCGGCGGCGAGACGGACCCGTACGGGAACGTCCTCGCCACCGTCCCGGCGGGCGAGTACCGGCTGGCTGTCACGGCGGAGGGCTTCACGCCGTTCCATGGTTCGGCCACCGTCAGCGAGAGTGGCCACGCGGGCCTCGGCGACGTGATGCTTCAGGTCTCCGCGCCCCCGCAGTTGCCCGCCCCCGGTGACTGGGAGATCGAGCCGAACCACTCGCAGATCGGGTTCACCGCCCGTCACATCGGGCTGGCCCGTATCCACGGCCGGTTCAACACGTTCGCCGGTGCGGTACGGATCGCCGACCGCATGGAGGACTCCGCCATGCACGTCATCATCGATGCCGCGTCGATCGACACGAACGTGCAGATGCGCGACGACCACCTGCGCTCCAGCGACTTCCTCGACGTCGGGCGCTACCCGACGCTCGAGTTCTACAGCGACCGTTTCGTTCACCGGGGCGGCAGCCGCTGGGGCGTCAGCGGCGCGCTGACCCTGCACGGCGTCAGCCGTACGGTGACGCTGGACACCCAGTACCTCGGCCTGGGCAACGGTCTTGAGGGGGAGACCCGGGCGGCGTGCCGGGCCACCACGGAGCTGCACCGTGAGGACTTCACGCTGACCTGGCAGACGATGCTGGCCCGCGGTATCGCCGTCGTCGGTCCCAGCATCGCCATCGACATGGACATCCAGATCGTCCCCAAGAGCTGA
- the holA gene encoding DNA polymerase III subunit delta, translating into MATRRNSTDDPLAPLTLAVGQEDLLLDRAVQQVVAAARASDADTDVRDLTPDQVQPGTLAELTSPSLFAERKVVIVRNAQDLSADTVKDVKAYLGAPVEEITLVLLHAGGAKGKALLDAARKAGAREVACPKTTKPAERLSFVRSEFRALGRSASPEACQALVDSIGSDLRELASAVSQLVADVEGTIDEAVVGRYYTGRAEASSFTVADRAVEGRAAEALEALRWSLSTGVAPVLITSALAQGVRAIGKLSSARGGRPADLARELGMPPWKIDRVRQQMRGWTPDGVAVALRAVADADAGVKGGGDDPEYALEKAVVAVARAARSGR; encoded by the coding sequence ATGGCCACCAGAAGGAATTCCACCGACGACCCGCTCGCCCCCCTCACGCTCGCCGTGGGCCAGGAGGACCTCCTCCTCGACCGTGCGGTGCAGCAGGTGGTGGCGGCGGCCCGTGCGTCCGACGCCGACACGGACGTCCGCGACCTCACCCCCGACCAGGTCCAGCCGGGCACTCTTGCCGAGCTGACGAGCCCTTCGCTCTTCGCCGAGCGCAAGGTGGTGATCGTGCGCAATGCGCAGGATCTCTCCGCCGACACGGTGAAGGACGTCAAGGCGTACCTCGGTGCGCCGGTCGAGGAGATCACGCTCGTGCTGCTCCATGCGGGCGGCGCCAAGGGCAAGGCGCTGCTGGACGCGGCGCGCAAGGCTGGTGCGCGGGAGGTTGCCTGCCCGAAGACGACCAAGCCCGCCGAGCGGCTCTCGTTCGTACGGTCGGAGTTCCGGGCGCTGGGGCGTTCCGCGAGCCCCGAGGCCTGCCAGGCGCTCGTCGACTCCATCGGCAGCGATCTGCGCGAGCTGGCGAGTGCGGTGTCGCAGCTGGTCGCGGATGTCGAGGGCACGATCGACGAGGCGGTGGTCGGGCGCTACTACACCGGCCGTGCGGAGGCGTCCAGCTTCACCGTTGCCGACCGGGCGGTGGAGGGACGGGCGGCGGAGGCGCTGGAGGCGTTGCGCTGGTCGCTGTCGACCGGGGTGGCGCCCGTACTGATCACCAGTGCGCTCGCGCAGGGCGTACGAGCCATCGGCAAGCTGTCCTCGGCACGCGGGGGGCGTCCTGCGGATCTTGCGCGTGAGCTGGGGATGCCGCCGTGGAAGATCGACCGGGTGCGGCAGCAGATGCGGGGGTGGACGCCGGACGGGGTGGCGGTGGCGCTGCGGGCCGTCGCGGATGCGGATGCGGGGGTGAAGGGCGGTGGGGACGACCCCGAGTACGCCCTGGAGAAGGCCGTCGTTGCTGTTGCGCGGGCGGCGCGGAGCGGCCGGTGA
- the rpsT gene encoding 30S ribosomal protein S20, whose protein sequence is MANIKSQIKRNKTNEKARLRNKAVKSSLKTAIRKAREAAAAGDVEKATTAVRDASRALDKAVSKGVIHKNAAANKKSALSSKVAALQG, encoded by the coding sequence GTGGCGAACATCAAGTCCCAGATCAAGCGGAACAAGACGAACGAGAAGGCGCGCCTGCGCAACAAGGCCGTCAAGTCCTCGCTCAAGACCGCGATCCGCAAGGCCCGTGAGGCTGCCGCAGCGGGCGACGTCGAGAAGGCCACCACGGCCGTTCGCGACGCTTCGCGCGCGCTCGACAAGGCTGTCTCGAAGGGCGTCATCCACAAGAACGCCGCCGCCAACAAGAAGTCGGCGCTGTCCTCCAAGGTTGCCGCCCTCCAGGGCTGA